A stretch of the Parachlamydia acanthamoebae genome encodes the following:
- the rbbA gene encoding ribosome-associated ATPase/putative transporter RbbA, which yields MSVQPQTKSPSIEPVVRINGVTLRYGNVIALDAVDLDIPAGCTVGMIGPDGVGKSSLLSLIAGSREIQTGKVMVFDGDMSDKKYREALCPKIAYMPQGLGKNLYPTLSVFENVDFFGRLFGLGYRERKQRIDELLRATGLFSFKDRPASKLSGGMKQKLGVCCALIHDPDLLILDEPTTGVDPLSRRFFWELIDRIRAVNPNMSVLVATAYMEEAVRFNWLVAMNAGRILFTGKVVDFLAKTNSTNLEKAFITMLPETQLKDYKPVVIIPRKVEDVSEIAIEATNLTMQFGDFTAVDHVSFKIGRGEIFGFLGSNGCGKTTTMKMLTGLLPPTEGEAKLFGKILNSNDLETRKRVGYMSQAFSLYTELTVKQNLVLHAHLFNTPKEQISEKVQKTISRFGLEGEINSLPESLPLGMRQRLSLAVAMIHGPEILILDEPTSGVDPIARDAFWQIMIDLARNDRVTIFISTHFMNEAERCDRISLMHAGKVLACGPPASLVEQRKAKSLEETFIKYLEDAGAGRAESKEEEASFSTPTLGAVAQKAQPNKTNSSFFNIRRMTSYLLRESLELYRDPTRLSLSIIGSFILMLAFGYGITIDVENLSFAVLDRDQTFISRDYAYNIAGSRYFIRRAPIKDYEDMDRRLRNGEISLAIEIPPGFARDVQRGRQVSIGTWIDGAMPRRAEIIRGYVEGMHLHWLQNSARKWLEIHTPRELISIETRFLYNPDVKSVPAMVPGVISLLLIMIPAILSSLSVVREKELGSIINFYTTPVTRLEFLIGKQTAYVILALINFILLVGVALLIFDVPLKGSFLTLAAATFLYVIISTSIGLLFSTFTNSQVAAIVGTAIITMVPTLHFSGILDPISSLDGGAYFIGHIFPTSYYLTIARGTFSKGLGFHDLQVWFIPLIVTIPILLGLTIALLRKQER from the coding sequence ATGAGCGTTCAACCCCAAACAAAATCGCCTTCTATAGAGCCCGTTGTGCGCATTAATGGGGTCACTTTGCGGTATGGAAATGTCATTGCGTTAGATGCTGTTGATCTTGATATTCCGGCTGGATGCACTGTTGGAATGATAGGACCGGATGGCGTAGGAAAATCGAGCCTTTTGTCTCTCATAGCTGGCTCACGAGAAATCCAAACAGGCAAGGTAATGGTTTTTGATGGAGATATGTCAGACAAGAAATATCGTGAGGCGCTCTGCCCCAAGATAGCCTATATGCCTCAAGGGCTTGGCAAAAACCTCTATCCGACTCTTTCTGTTTTTGAAAATGTCGATTTTTTCGGCCGCCTATTTGGACTAGGCTATCGTGAGCGAAAACAGCGCATCGATGAGCTTTTGCGTGCGACAGGGTTGTTTTCCTTTAAAGATCGACCAGCCAGTAAACTCTCTGGCGGTATGAAGCAAAAACTAGGAGTCTGTTGTGCATTGATCCATGATCCTGACTTATTGATCCTCGATGAACCTACGACAGGTGTCGATCCTCTCTCCCGTAGATTTTTCTGGGAGCTTATAGATCGTATCCGTGCAGTTAATCCGAATATGAGTGTGCTTGTTGCGACTGCATACATGGAAGAAGCAGTGCGTTTTAACTGGCTTGTGGCCATGAACGCCGGGCGCATACTTTTTACAGGAAAAGTTGTAGATTTTTTGGCGAAGACAAATTCTACAAACCTGGAGAAAGCATTTATCACCATGCTTCCTGAAACTCAGCTTAAAGATTACAAACCGGTAGTTATAATTCCCCGCAAAGTGGAAGACGTTTCGGAAATAGCCATTGAAGCCACGAATTTAACCATGCAGTTTGGTGATTTCACGGCCGTTGATCATGTAAGTTTCAAAATAGGACGTGGGGAGATTTTTGGATTCCTTGGTTCTAATGGCTGTGGGAAGACAACGACTATGAAAATGCTGACTGGACTTCTACCTCCGACTGAAGGCGAAGCCAAGTTATTCGGCAAAATCCTCAATTCAAATGACCTGGAGACTCGAAAACGCGTCGGCTATATGTCTCAGGCTTTCTCCCTTTATACCGAACTTACTGTAAAACAAAATCTCGTTCTTCATGCACATCTTTTCAATACACCCAAAGAACAGATCTCAGAAAAAGTGCAAAAAACCATCTCTCGGTTCGGGCTCGAGGGAGAAATTAATAGCCTTCCAGAATCTCTCCCTTTAGGAATGCGTCAAAGGCTATCATTAGCAGTCGCGATGATTCACGGTCCGGAGATACTGATTTTAGACGAGCCCACCTCAGGCGTAGATCCTATCGCGCGCGATGCTTTTTGGCAAATCATGATTGATCTTGCCCGGAATGATAGAGTGACCATTTTCATTTCCACTCACTTTATGAATGAAGCTGAGCGTTGTGATAGAATTTCTTTGATGCATGCAGGAAAGGTGCTGGCATGCGGTCCCCCGGCTTCTTTAGTTGAACAGCGCAAAGCGAAATCATTAGAGGAAACTTTCATCAAGTATCTTGAGGATGCGGGTGCCGGCAGAGCGGAATCTAAAGAAGAAGAGGCAAGTTTTTCGACCCCTACCCTTGGGGCCGTTGCACAAAAAGCCCAGCCTAACAAAACAAACTCAAGTTTTTTTAACATTCGGCGAATGACTAGCTATCTTCTACGAGAGTCATTGGAACTTTATCGTGATCCTACCCGCTTATCCCTTTCAATAATTGGAAGTTTTATCTTAATGCTGGCATTTGGATACGGAATCACTATAGATGTAGAGAACCTTTCTTTTGCTGTGTTGGACAGAGACCAGACGTTTATTAGCCGCGATTATGCTTATAATATAGCGGGGTCGCGATACTTTATCAGACGTGCGCCCATTAAAGACTATGAAGATATGGATCGGCGCCTGCGCAATGGTGAAATTAGCTTGGCCATAGAAATCCCTCCCGGTTTTGCACGTGACGTGCAGCGCGGCAGACAGGTAAGTATTGGGACTTGGATTGATGGGGCGATGCCAAGGCGTGCGGAAATTATCCGTGGCTATGTGGAGGGAATGCATTTGCATTGGCTACAAAACTCGGCGAGGAAGTGGCTTGAAATCCATACTCCACGAGAGCTGATATCCATTGAAACGCGTTTCCTTTATAACCCCGATGTTAAAAGTGTTCCGGCGATGGTTCCGGGTGTCATTTCGCTTCTCTTGATCATGATTCCTGCAATTCTCAGCTCGCTTTCTGTGGTGAGAGAGAAAGAGCTCGGCTCCATTATTAACTTCTATACCACTCCAGTAACACGTCTCGAGTTTTTAATTGGCAAGCAAACCGCCTATGTAATCCTGGCCCTGATAAACTTTATTCTTTTGGTTGGAGTGGCCCTTCTCATTTTTGATGTGCCGCTTAAGGGAAGTTTTTTAACCCTTGCAGCTGCAACATTCCTTTATGTGATTATATCCACTAGCATAGGATTGCTATTTTCCACCTTCACTAACAGCCAGGTAGCCGCAATTGTCGGAACGGCTATCATAACCATGGTTCCAACGCTCCATTTTTCTGGGATTCTCGATCCAATTTCATCTTTGGATGGGGGAGCCTATTTCATCGGACATATATTTCCAACAAGTTATTATTTAACCATTGCTAGAGGTACCTTTTCGAAAGGACTTGGCTTTCATGATCTCCAGGTGTGGTTCATTCCGCTCATAGTGACTATTCCCATTTTATTGGGATTGACAATAGCATTATTGAGAAAACAGGAGCGCTGA
- a CDS encoding HlyD family secretion protein: MIKDKKMWLMGALGLLIIGILAFVLWQSYMQHKKKDIVSGNGRIEATEINLAPRIAGQIKELLVEEGDYVKAGQVLAYMDPDVLEAQLREAKGRLLAARSDVAINQSRLIQKKSEKAAAEAVLKQREAELEVSEKRLARSSKLVLEGATSQQTADDDYASFKSAVAAKNAAIAQVEADDAAIVTAQEEVTGAKSSVEANEGSVAKIEADIKDSALKTPRDGRVQYRVAQAGEVVPAGGAVLSLVDLSDVYMTFFLSTAYAGKVSIGQEVRLILDAAPYYVIPAYVSFISDVAQFTPKTVETATEREKLMFRIKAQIPKDFLKENIAQIKTGLPGVAYLRLDPEKPWPDDLQINKNQGQLIFR, encoded by the coding sequence ATGATAAAAGATAAGAAAATGTGGTTAATGGGTGCTCTAGGGCTGCTTATTATCGGAATCCTAGCTTTCGTCTTATGGCAAAGCTATATGCAACACAAAAAAAAGGACATTGTCAGTGGAAATGGGAGGATTGAGGCCACAGAAATTAATCTTGCGCCTCGGATAGCCGGTCAAATTAAGGAGCTTCTTGTGGAAGAAGGGGACTATGTCAAGGCAGGGCAGGTTTTGGCTTATATGGACCCTGATGTCCTGGAGGCACAGCTTCGAGAAGCCAAAGGTAGGCTGCTTGCGGCGAGAAGTGATGTTGCTATTAACCAAAGCAGACTTATTCAAAAAAAGAGTGAAAAAGCTGCTGCAGAGGCGGTATTGAAGCAACGCGAAGCTGAATTAGAAGTCTCAGAGAAAAGGTTGGCACGTTCTTCAAAGTTGGTTCTAGAAGGGGCGACTTCGCAACAGACCGCCGATGATGATTATGCGTCCTTTAAAAGTGCGGTTGCTGCTAAAAACGCGGCTATTGCCCAAGTTGAAGCTGATGATGCGGCCATCGTAACCGCACAAGAAGAGGTGACTGGAGCCAAATCGTCTGTTGAGGCTAATGAGGGGTCCGTAGCGAAAATAGAGGCGGATATAAAAGACAGCGCTTTGAAAACTCCTCGCGATGGACGAGTGCAGTATCGTGTAGCACAGGCAGGAGAAGTTGTCCCAGCTGGTGGTGCTGTATTGAGCCTGGTTGATCTAAGCGATGTCTATATGACTTTCTTTCTTTCAACGGCTTATGCGGGAAAGGTATCTATTGGGCAAGAAGTGAGATTAATACTCGATGCTGCTCCGTATTATGTCATTCCAGCATACGTCTCGTTTATCTCTGATGTCGCTCAGTTTACTCCAAAAACAGTAGAAACAGCGACAGAAAGAGAAAAATTAATGTTTCGCATCAAAGCTCAGATACCGAAAGATTTTCTCAAAGAGAATATCGCTCAGATTAAAACCGGATTGCCAGGCGTAGCGTACCTTAGGCTAGACCCTGAAAAGCCATGGCCGGACGATCTGCAGATAAATAAAAACCAAGGCCAACTTATTTTCAGGTAA
- a CDS encoding efflux transporter outer membrane subunit: MAALSINAWELDFWGRLRSLKDAALEEYLATEEAEHATFISLIGQIANTYLMERELNELVSIAKKTVESRQKSYHLMKRRFEEGSSSKYEAIQAETLLQQAKADLTVLERRRELNWNAMTLLVGTPITLDNHLLSQIEAYFIKEICPGLPSELLYNRPDVLAAEHRLMAAYANIGAARAAFFPAISLTGAYGSASSELKNLFHPGSKFWFYFPSISVPIFDWGKNLSDLGLAKARQNIAVSQYEHTIQVAFREVADALTERAWLAEQSVIQTEALASQRERARLAWIRYEHGTSPYLEFLDAERDRFSAEQDLVQTRRAFLASGINLFIALGGGYSR; encoded by the coding sequence TTGGCTGCTCTTAGTATTAATGCATGGGAGCTTGATTTTTGGGGGCGCCTTCGAAGTCTGAAAGATGCCGCATTAGAAGAATATCTAGCTACCGAAGAGGCAGAACATGCCACTTTCATAAGCCTGATTGGACAAATTGCCAACACATATTTAATGGAACGCGAACTAAACGAGCTGGTTAGTATTGCCAAAAAAACTGTTGAAAGCCGTCAAAAGTCATACCATTTAATGAAACGGCGCTTTGAAGAAGGCTCATCATCAAAGTATGAAGCCATTCAGGCTGAAACGCTTTTGCAGCAGGCAAAGGCCGATTTAACTGTACTTGAACGTAGGCGTGAGTTGAATTGGAACGCTATGACGCTTCTCGTTGGCACACCTATAACCCTCGATAATCATTTACTGTCCCAAATCGAAGCTTATTTTATAAAGGAGATTTGCCCAGGGCTGCCTTCCGAATTACTATACAATCGTCCCGATGTGCTTGCTGCTGAACATAGATTGATGGCAGCCTATGCCAACATTGGCGCCGCCAGAGCAGCCTTTTTTCCTGCGATTTCACTGACGGGAGCCTATGGTTCAGCCAGCAGCGAACTTAAAAATCTGTTTCACCCGGGAAGCAAATTTTGGTTTTACTTTCCAAGTATCTCAGTTCCGATATTCGATTGGGGAAAAAATTTATCGGATCTAGGATTGGCAAAAGCACGCCAGAATATAGCTGTCAGCCAATATGAACATACGATTCAAGTTGCTTTTCGCGAAGTTGCCGATGCTCTGACTGAACGCGCATGGTTAGCAGAACAGAGTGTTATTCAAACCGAGGCTTTAGCTTCTCAACGTGAGCGCGCACGTTTGGCATGGATTAGATACGAACATGGAACTTCTCCCTATCTTGAATTTCTGGATGCTGAGCGGGACAGGTTTTCTGCTGAACAAGATCTTGTGCAAACACGACGTGCTTTTCTTGCCAGTGGAATCAACTTATTTATCGCACTTGGTGGTGGCTATAGTAGATAA
- a CDS encoding NAD(P)H-binding protein, with product MKNIIILGASGNIAKDVFDILVKKNEINLTLFLRNKNRLRNKNVSNCRIIEGDVLDFDQLKEAIAGQDIVYANLAGDLEQMAKNVVKAMHEIGVKKLIFISSINIYNEPVSPILTPYRKAADTIEASDLEYTILRPTWFTIADEVDYEITRKGEPEKGSVISQKSLATFITRIIETPKNTFGKI from the coding sequence ATGAAAAATATAATTATTCTAGGCGCCAGTGGAAATATCGCAAAAGATGTCTTTGATATTTTAGTAAAAAAGAATGAAATTAACCTTACCTTATTTTTACGCAACAAAAATAGGTTAAGAAATAAAAATGTTTCCAACTGTCGTATTATTGAGGGGGATGTTCTCGATTTTGATCAACTAAAAGAAGCAATAGCGGGACAGGATATTGTATATGCAAATCTCGCGGGAGATCTGGAACAGATGGCAAAAAACGTTGTTAAAGCAATGCATGAAATAGGCGTTAAAAAACTCATATTTATCAGTTCAATAAATATTTACAATGAGCCTGTAAGTCCCATTTTAACGCCTTACCGAAAAGCTGCCGATACGATAGAAGCATCAGACCTTGAATACACAATTTTAAGGCCAACCTGGTTTACTATCGCCGATGAAGTGGATTACGAAATAACCCGAAAAGGCGAACCGGAGAAAGGCTCGGTGATTTCTCAAAAGAGTCTGGCAACCTTCATAACAAGAATTATTGAAACTCCGAAGAATACATTCGGGAAAATCTAG
- a CDS encoding NAD(P)-dependent alcohol dehydrogenase, whose protein sequence is MESFKVKAFGTEAADAPLKQVNIQRRAIMPHDVEIDILYCGICHSDLHAARNEWGGTVYPIVPGHEIVGRVTKIGNQVTKFKPGDLAAVGCIADSCRKCEYCKEGLEQFCEPGSTIVFNSPDKYMGGRTYGGFSESIVVDEYYVLRVPEKLDLASAAPLLCAGITVYSPLKHWKAGPGKKVGVIGLGGLGHLAIKIAKAMGAHVVVFSTSLSKVEDAKRLGADEVLLSTDVKQMRQQSKLDIILDTVSAKHNVNNYLDMLKVDGALVLVGLPVDPLPVGAFNLVKGRKSFAGSNIGGIPETQEMLDFCAEHNITADIELISIQQVNEAFDRLIKGDVHYRFVIDMASLKK, encoded by the coding sequence ATGGAATCATTTAAAGTTAAAGCCTTTGGCACAGAGGCTGCCGATGCACCATTAAAACAGGTCAATATTCAACGCAGAGCGATAATGCCTCACGATGTGGAAATAGACATCCTTTACTGTGGTATTTGCCACTCTGATCTACACGCAGCCCGAAACGAATGGGGTGGAACAGTTTACCCGATTGTTCCAGGGCATGAAATTGTAGGTAGGGTAACAAAGATTGGTAACCAAGTGACTAAATTCAAGCCAGGTGATCTAGCTGCAGTCGGCTGTATTGCAGATTCCTGTCGAAAATGTGAATATTGCAAAGAAGGATTAGAACAATTTTGCGAGCCAGGTAGCACCATTGTGTTTAATTCTCCTGATAAGTACATGGGAGGGCGCACTTATGGAGGCTTTTCAGAAAGTATTGTGGTGGACGAATATTATGTTTTACGTGTTCCTGAAAAACTTGATTTAGCTTCTGCTGCACCCTTGCTTTGTGCGGGAATTACGGTCTATTCACCTTTAAAGCATTGGAAGGCTGGTCCTGGGAAAAAAGTAGGCGTTATTGGCCTTGGAGGTTTGGGGCATTTAGCGATTAAAATTGCCAAAGCAATGGGTGCTCATGTAGTCGTATTCAGTACTTCCCTTTCGAAAGTAGAGGATGCCAAGCGATTAGGAGCAGATGAAGTGTTATTATCCACTGATGTTAAACAAATGAGACAGCAATCTAAATTGGATATAATTCTGGATACCGTATCTGCAAAACACAATGTAAATAATTATTTGGACATGCTAAAAGTTGATGGTGCTTTAGTATTGGTTGGACTACCAGTAGACCCATTGCCGGTAGGAGCTTTCAACCTTGTTAAAGGAAGAAAAAGTTTTGCAGGTTCTAACATTGGAGGTATTCCCGAAACGCAGGAAATGCTGGATTTTTGTGCAGAACACAACATCACTGCCGATATTGAATTAATCAGTATTCAGCAAGTTAACGAGGCATTTGATCGATTGATAAAAGGGGATGTGCATTATCGTTTTGTTATTGATATGGCATCGTTAAAAAAATAA
- a CDS encoding cupin domain-containing carboxymuconolactone decarboxylase family protein, whose translation MSTLENQNTIFPRGEKASTDYFTGTAWVKILVPQDETGTYTIGNVVFEPRSRNNWHTHAKGQILLVTDGKGYYQERNKPARVLMRGDVVIIPSNVEHWHGAANNSRFTHIAITNNSAEGAVKWLEPVTDEEYNSIQSARYEPAKINLTEAAIRNHEELLPKHESMLQVTDPELIELFDNFAFDEVISYGSLDAKTRVMMILASTIGSQALTEFKAMIGGALNVGITPIEIKEIIYQSVPYVGISKVLDFIHAGNEVLQSRGIKLPLEGQSTTTLENRYEKGLAVQKVIFKETIDKMYQESPGDQIHIQKYLSANCFGDYYTRKGLDTKTRELLTLSMLIALGGTEPQIKGHIQGNVNVGNNKETLLSVITQLLPYVGYPRTLNAIKCLNEVITS comes from the coding sequence ATGAGCACATTGGAAAATCAAAATACCATTTTTCCCAGAGGTGAAAAAGCTTCGACAGACTATTTTACAGGAACTGCATGGGTGAAAATCTTAGTTCCTCAAGATGAAACAGGAACTTATACAATAGGTAATGTCGTATTTGAGCCAAGGAGTAGAAACAACTGGCATACACATGCGAAAGGGCAAATCTTGCTTGTTACCGATGGAAAAGGCTATTATCAGGAAAGGAACAAGCCTGCAAGAGTGCTTATGAGAGGGGATGTAGTCATTATTCCGTCAAACGTGGAGCATTGGCACGGCGCGGCAAATAATAGTCGTTTCACTCATATTGCTATAACCAATAATAGTGCAGAAGGTGCAGTTAAGTGGCTGGAGCCCGTAACCGATGAGGAATATAACAGCATTCAGTCTGCAAGATATGAGCCTGCAAAGATTAATTTGACCGAAGCCGCGATCAGAAACCATGAGGAATTACTTCCAAAACATGAGTCAATGCTACAAGTAACAGATCCTGAGCTAATCGAATTATTTGACAATTTTGCTTTTGATGAGGTGATTAGCTACGGGAGCTTGGATGCAAAAACAAGAGTAATGATGATTTTGGCATCAACCATTGGAAGCCAGGCTTTAACTGAATTCAAAGCAATGATTGGTGGTGCTCTTAATGTGGGTATAACCCCTATTGAAATTAAGGAAATTATTTACCAGTCAGTGCCTTATGTAGGGATTTCAAAAGTTTTAGATTTTATCCACGCTGGAAATGAAGTATTGCAAAGCAGAGGAATAAAACTCCCATTAGAAGGTCAATCTACAACCACACTCGAAAACCGGTATGAAAAAGGATTGGCAGTACAAAAGGTGATCTTCAAGGAAACGATTGATAAAATGTATCAGGAATCACCAGGGGATCAAATACACATCCAAAAATATCTGTCGGCCAATTGTTTTGGTGATTACTATACCAGAAAAGGGCTGGACACAAAAACAAGAGAGCTTTTAACGCTTTCTATGCTTATAGCATTGGGTGGAACCGAGCCGCAAATAAAAGGACATATTCAAGGTAATGTCAATGTTGGTAACAATAAAGAAACTTTACTAAGTGTGATCACGCAATTACTGCCTTATGTAGGATACCCTAGAACTTTGAATGCAATAAAATGCTTAAATGAAGTGATAACTAGTTAA
- a CDS encoding aldo/keto reductase has product MKKRLLGKSNLEVSAIGFGCMGLNYAYSHILDKQAAISLVQAAVERGVTFFDTAEIYGPYTNEEIVGEALKPYRDKVKIATKFGIKLQDGKQVQDSHPNRIRQSVEGSLKRLGTDVIDLYYQHRVDTQVPIEDVAGVMKDLISEGKIKYWGLSEAGVQTIRRANAVQPLTAIQSEYSLWWRRPEEELLPTLEELGIGLVPFSPLGKGFLTGKIDKNAKFDKSDFRSIVPRFTPEALKANQVLIDLLGKIAEQKNATPAQIALAWILAQKPWIVPIPGTTKLSRLEENIGAVGIKLTSRELQDINSTLETIKVEGSRYPEELEKRTGL; this is encoded by the coding sequence ATGAAAAAGAGACTACTCGGAAAAAGCAATCTTGAAGTATCAGCCATTGGGTTTGGTTGCATGGGACTAAACTATGCATACAGCCATATCTTGGATAAACAAGCCGCAATTTCACTGGTTCAAGCTGCCGTGGAACGCGGCGTTACTTTTTTTGATACGGCTGAGATATATGGTCCATATACCAACGAAGAAATTGTAGGTGAAGCATTGAAGCCATACCGGGATAAGGTGAAAATTGCCACCAAGTTTGGCATTAAATTGCAGGATGGAAAACAGGTGCAAGACAGCCACCCCAATCGCATTAGACAATCTGTAGAAGGCTCGTTGAAACGTTTAGGTACCGACGTGATTGATTTATATTATCAACACCGTGTGGATACACAAGTACCCATTGAAGATGTTGCAGGAGTTATGAAAGACTTAATTAGCGAAGGGAAGATCAAATACTGGGGTCTTTCAGAAGCGGGCGTACAGACTATTCGCCGTGCAAATGCTGTCCAGCCCCTTACCGCTATTCAAAGCGAATACTCTCTTTGGTGGAGACGACCGGAAGAAGAGTTATTGCCTACGCTTGAAGAACTCGGCATCGGCTTGGTTCCGTTCAGCCCTTTGGGCAAGGGATTTCTTACAGGAAAAATTGATAAAAATGCAAAATTCGATAAATCGGATTTTCGAAGCATTGTACCCCGCTTTACACCCGAGGCCTTAAAAGCCAATCAGGTTTTGATCGACTTGCTTGGAAAGATAGCGGAACAAAAAAATGCAACGCCTGCCCAGATCGCACTTGCTTGGATTTTAGCTCAAAAACCATGGATCGTGCCTATTCCCGGAACCACGAAACTAAGCCGCCTGGAAGAAAACATCGGAGCAGTCGGTATTAAATTGACTTCCCGAGAATTGCAAGACATTAATTCCACACTTGAAACAATCAAAGTGGAGGGTAGTCGCTATCCAGAAGAATTGGAAAAAAGAACGGGATTATAA
- a CDS encoding class I SAM-dependent methyltransferase: MNKQSESYRELCTEFYVLDNPHAPLDALRYYLACAAEANGSILEPMCGAGRFLIPLIEEGYDVTGFDNSPHMLEVCRNKCFEKKINPQLVEASFETFSSNISYKLIFIPSASFCLLVDLVDVQQALRKIFECLANDGKFIFEIETLKAVREPQGIWSGRWIKKDDGSLFLHNRIFHFDTVTNIETRLCRKELWENNRIVQTEVEEFRLHLYVHNELDEILEGIGFKIKNKFIPYTRTQADENAQMILYECVK, from the coding sequence ATGAATAAACAATCTGAGTCATATAGAGAGTTATGCACGGAATTTTATGTATTAGATAATCCTCACGCACCACTAGATGCCCTAAGATACTACTTAGCATGCGCAGCAGAAGCTAACGGATCAATTCTTGAACCGATGTGTGGTGCGGGGCGCTTTTTGATTCCACTAATCGAAGAAGGATATGATGTAACTGGATTTGACAATTCACCGCATATGCTGGAAGTATGCAGAAATAAGTGTTTTGAAAAAAAAATCAATCCACAATTAGTTGAAGCTTCGTTTGAAACATTTTCTTCCAACATATCCTATAAGCTTATTTTTATACCAAGCGCTTCATTTTGTCTTCTGGTAGATCTTGTGGATGTTCAACAAGCTTTGAGAAAAATTTTTGAGTGTCTCGCCAATGATGGAAAATTCATCTTTGAAATCGAGACATTAAAAGCAGTTAGAGAACCCCAAGGAATTTGGTCAGGGCGTTGGATAAAAAAAGATGACGGTTCTCTCTTTTTACATAATCGAATTTTTCATTTTGATACTGTAACAAACATTGAAACGCGTTTATGCCGAAAAGAGCTGTGGGAAAACAATCGAATTGTTCAAACAGAAGTAGAAGAATTTCGTTTGCATCTGTATGTCCATAACGAGTTAGATGAAATTCTTGAAGGCATAGGATTTAAGATAAAAAACAAATTCATTCCTTACACACGCACACAAGCCGATGAAAATGCCCAAATGATTCTCTACGAATGTGTGAAATAG
- a CDS encoding NADAR family protein, with protein MDYHQKIVSCFMGEFYFLSNFYPAKVEFEGITYPSVEHAYQSAKTLDISIRKQIAALFTPLRAKNAGRGLTIRNDWDQIKLEVMEQCVRYKFTHHAFLGNKLLSTGNALIEEGNDWEDYFWGICDGRGENHLGKILIKIRSELRSKLSP; from the coding sequence ATGGATTACCATCAAAAAATAGTTTCATGTTTTATGGGCGAATTTTATTTTCTATCTAATTTTTATCCTGCAAAGGTCGAATTTGAGGGGATCACCTATCCATCGGTTGAACATGCGTATCAATCAGCAAAAACCCTAGACATTTCTATTCGCAAACAGATCGCGGCTCTCTTTACGCCATTAAGAGCAAAGAATGCTGGAAGAGGGCTGACTATTCGCAATGATTGGGATCAAATTAAATTAGAAGTGATGGAACAATGTGTACGATACAAATTCACTCATCATGCATTCCTAGGAAATAAATTGCTCTCAACCGGTAATGCGTTAATCGAAGAAGGGAACGATTGGGAAGATTATTTTTGGGGAATTTGTGATGGAAGAGGCGAAAATCATCTCGGTAAAATCCTCATTAAAATCCGTTCAGAATTACGCTCCAAGTTATCCCCCTAA